In Arsenophonus sp. aPb, one DNA window encodes the following:
- the pilM gene encoding pilus assembly protein PilM translates to MFLQKWQIGLDIHHNKIQLVAATQHRHGWQLRECWQHSLPITKTQDTETQNIRITTLKNILQQWCKKLPNNCDARFSLSTLQILKSHFLLPEKITLTEPELGWLVHSKAETLFPMDIRELILDYRIYQKQIYLCATRRSDIVFWSELLHEVGFSLSVIDISPNALRYLAHKASIPDNTWLIYRRQQEWICAGPLYQSIHYQPLEITEVDSIEKLVSLLPKEIQQQPKTIFYLGNDIKHHHFSTWSLLDSFQYYSIKLPKDFHNFAIAAGLALREGDK, encoded by the coding sequence ATGTTTTTACAAAAATGGCAGATTGGCCTTGATATACATCATAATAAAATTCAACTTGTGGCGGCTACTCAACACAGACATGGCTGGCAACTTCGCGAATGTTGGCAACATTCTTTACCAATCACTAAAACCCAAGATACTGAAACCCAAAATATTCGTATAACCACGTTAAAAAATATCCTGCAACAATGGTGCAAAAAACTACCTAATAATTGTGATGCAAGATTCTCTTTATCCACATTACAAATCCTAAAATCTCACTTTCTTTTACCCGAAAAAATAACACTAACTGAACCAGAACTTGGGTGGCTCGTCCACAGTAAAGCTGAAACACTATTTCCTATGGACATCCGTGAACTTATTTTGGATTATCGTATTTATCAAAAGCAAATATATCTTTGTGCTACTAGACGTAGTGATATTGTTTTTTGGTCTGAATTATTACATGAAGTAGGTTTTTCACTTTCTGTCATCGATATATCTCCTAATGCACTTCGTTACTTAGCACATAAAGCCTCTATTCCTGATAACACCTGGCTTATTTATCGGCGACAACAAGAGTGGATATGTGCTGGTCCTTTATATCAATCAATACACTATCAACCACTTGAGATAACTGAAGTAGACTCTATAGAAAAACTGGTATCATTACTACCTAAAGAAATTCAACAACAACCTAAAACTATTTTTTACCTCGGTAACGATATAAAGCATCATCATTTTTCTACTTGGTCTCTGTTAGATTCTTTTCAATATTACTCTATCAAGTTACCAAAAGATTTTCATAATTTTGCGATTGCTGCAGGTTTAGCACTTCGCGAGGGAGATAAATGA